One segment of Anguilla anguilla isolate fAngAng1 chromosome 1, fAngAng1.pri, whole genome shotgun sequence DNA contains the following:
- the cd83 gene encoding CD83 antigen produces MMALLVLLVIFASGDGAASTLLEIQSSCGEDSVLKCGATPKPGVEYRAVRWQRVSEEPPYKASGMLSKTLRNNSAVQMYQGFARPAELLENSWDLLLPNVTAQDSGKYLCFLAAPVGEKNMEGYVFLNVTGCPMESAQNDVLFEVIVCVSLALALLMCFICWVCLKNISILKSKKKGSADQTLKAPLRKKNLNLIYTPGLNSLEPSSYHHVCV; encoded by the exons ATGATGGCTCTGCTTGTCCTCCTAGTCATCTTCG CCTCTGGCGACGGTGCTGCCAGTACGTTGTTAGAAATACAATCTTCGTGTGGTGAGGACTCGGTTCTGAAGTGTGGGGCTACTCCAAAACCAGGAGTCGAGTATCGGGCAGTGAGGTGGCAAAGG GTCAGCGAGGAGCCGCCATACAAGGCTTCAGGTATGTTGTCAAAAACACTGAGGAACAACAGTGCAGTTCAGATGTACCAGGGCTTTGCGCGTCCAGCGGAGCTGTTAGAAAACTCGTGGGACCTCCTCCTCCCCAACGTGACAGCTCAGGACAGTGGGAAATACTTGTGCTTCCTTGCTGCACCTGTTGGAGAGAAAAATATGGAGGGATACGTTTTCCTCAACGTTACTG GTTGTCCCATGGAATCTGCACAAAATGACGTCTTGTTTGAAGTGATTGTCTGTGTGTCACTGGCATTGGCACTCTTGATGTGTTTTATATGCTGG GTCTGTTTGAAGAACATATCAATtctgaaaagtaaaaagaagGGCTCTGCAGATCAGACCTTGAAAGCGCCACTTCGGAAGAAAAACTTAAATTTGATTTACACTCCTGGCTTGAATAGTCTGGAGCCCTCTTCCTAtcaccatgtgtgtgtgtga